The genomic region GTTACGCATGCTCTACGTCGAACCGCGCACCGGTCAGATCGTCTCCGAGCAGGTCAGCCTGGTGATCGGCAAGTCGTTTGTCATTTCGTTTCAGGAAGTTGAAGGGGACGTCTTTGACCCGATCCGCGAGCGCATCCGCAAAACGGTCCCGCGCCAGCGCTTTATCGCGACCGACTACCTGGCGCATGCGCTCATCGATGCCGTCGTTGACCACTACTTCGTCGTTCTGGAGCGGCTGGGTGAACGCGTCGACGCCGTCGAGAAACGTCTCATTCGCGCGCCCCGGCCGGAGAATATGTCGACCATTTATGATCTGAAGCGGATGTTCATTGAAATGCGCCGGGCCGTGTGGCCGTTGCGCGAGGCGCTCAGCGCAATGGAACGGGCCGACTGCAAATTGATTCAGGACGCCAGCCGACCCTACTTCCGCGACCTCTATGAGCACGTCGTGCAGGTGATGGATACCGTCGAATCGCAGCGTGAAACCGTAGCCAGCCTGCTTGATCTCTACCTATCGAGCATTAACAACAAGACCAACGAAGTGATGAAACTGCTGACGATTATTGCGACAATCTTTATCCCGCTCACGTTTCTGGCCGGCGTTTACGGCATGAATTTTGACACTGCCGCGGGACCCTTCAATATGCCGGAGTTGCTTTGGCCATACGGCTATATGCTTTTCTGGGTCGTGAGTCTTGCCATCTCGGCCGGCCTGATCTGGTATTTCCGGCGCCGACACTGGCTCTAAGCCCCTTCAAAGCTCAATGATCCCCATCCTGCAACTGCTGTTTGCCGTCGTCATCTGGGGTTGGTCGTTCGTGGCGACCAAGATCTGTCTGGGACATCTATCGCCCGCCGACCTACTCGGCCTGCGCATGTTGATCGCCCTGCCGATTCTCTTTGTCCTTACCAAGGTCAAACGGGTGCCCTTCGACCTCGATGCTTCGACCATTCGACGTATGGCGCTGGGGTCTCTGATTATTACCGCACACTTCCTGATCCAAATCACCGGCATCAAGTACACTACGGCCACGAATACCGGCTGGATTATCTCAGTGACACCGCTCGTTACGGTCGTGTTATCGTATTTTTTTCTGCGTGAGAAGATCCACTTATCACAGCTCATTGGTATCGTGGTGGCAACCACCGGAATCTTGCTCCTGGTCTCGCGCGGCAAGATCGGCGACCTCGATTGGCTTAAGAGCACCGGCGACTGGCTGGTCCTGGCCTCGGCGCACACCTGGGCCATCTACACCGTCGTTACGCGCGATCTGGCACGGTCGCGGCCGCCGTTGCTGGTAACTCTTGGAGTTCTTCTCCCGACCGCCGTGGTGATGCTGGGTTACATGCTACTCTTCTCCGATTGGAGTTCATTTCGACACCTGCCGACTGATGTGATTGTGGCGCTGTTGGTGCTGAGCGTTCTGGCCACCGCATTGGCCCACTGGTTCTGGCAGGAGGGTGTCGCCGGTCTGGGAGCAGCACGCGCCGGCATCTTTCTCTATCTGGAGCCAATCGCAACGACAACTCTGGCCGTGCCCCTGCTGAAGGAGCCCTTTGGAACGTTGTCGGCTCTCGGCGGCGCCTTGGTCCTGTTGGGAGTGTACATCGCGCAAAGACAACGAGGTAAGAACCGATGATCGAGTTTAACATTCGGCCACTGGCGACCACCGACCGCGACTGGCTCAAAGCGACGCTGATCGAGCACTGGACTTCCTATCGGATCGCCTCGCGTGGACACTTAGTCGACGCCTCCCAACTGCCGGGTATCGTCGCCGTTGCCGGAGAGCAGTGCCTGGGATTACTAACCTACCAGATCGTGGGCCATGAATGCGAGATCGTCACGCTCAATTCGTTCCGCGAAGGCTCCGGTGTCGGCACAGCAGTGATGAACGCCGCCATTGCGGCCGCACGATCCGCCGGCTGCCGGCGGCTCTGGCTGATCACCACCAACGACAATATCGATGCCATCCGCTTCTACGCCCGGCTCGGGCTGCGTCTAATCAAGATTCATCACGACGCCATCACGGAGTCGCGCCGCCTGAAGCCGACCATCCCCGCAACCGGCTGTTACGGGCTCCCGATTCGCGACGAGATCGAATTCGAAGTGATGCTGGAGTGAAGTAAGCGCCGGGAGACCTTGAAGGATCTCCCGGCAGTTGATCAAAATTCGGAATTGACGAACAGTTCTGGCGCCAGCTTCTGCGTGGTCTTGATGATCTCGCGATCCCGTTCATTGAGCACGCTGCGCTCCAGCAGCGCCTTGACGGCGTTATTCAAGAGCACGACCTTATCATGGATCGGGATCAACGCCGGATAGTACTCATTGTTGAAGAAGATCCAGAAGCGGCTACGCTCACGCGGATTGTCAAGCATCGCACCGATGGCGCTCTCCAGGTCGCTGCTGGCCAACTCCTCCAGCTTTTCTTTCGGATTGATCATCAAACGCGTCGTTTCGCTCACGCTGTTGTTGCAGGAAAACTCCAACAGCCACACATCGACCATGCCGATCGAGTTCACGACCAGCACGTTGACGCGGATACGCCCGCGTTCGGCATCGGCCTCCACCCCCTTGAGTACCGGGACATAGAAGCTGTCAGTGATCGCGCCAAAGGCGGCGATCCCGCCGGCCATCGGGTCGTCGAGGATGTCCTTGATCGTGAAATACGGCTTGCGCTGGAAGCGCGCGTCCTGGATCGACATGAACTCGTCTTCCGTGAAGTGGAAGCGCTCCTTCCACAGCTCTTCTTCAGTCAGGTCTTTGCGCGTGAGCGACGACTGGCTGGTAAGCATACCGATCGCCTGTCCGCCGCGCCAGACCAGCGGCAGCACCCCGACGGCCCACTCCGCCGAACCGCCGATCTCGCCGATCATCGACGACAGGGGCCGTCCATCCGGAAATGCCAAGCCTTCCAGTCCCATTACGATCGCCGGCATCAAGTCGCCGTCTTTGTCGAACGGCGTCGCCACTCCCGCCCGATTGAGAATATCCATCGCGTAACGATGCCGCTGGCGATCAAGGAAGAACGCGCTCAGTTGGTCTTTGCCCGACATTCCGTATGCGTCCGCGAGAATCTCGGCGATTTCGACGATCTTGGTCTCGCGCGGATTGAACTCCTCAAACGGCGCGCTCGCCATCCAGCGCTGTACGTAGGTGTCGGGCAGATGGCGTTTGACCCCCGACTCCGTAAGCATCAAGGCGGTGAAGCTCGAGTGCAGTCCCTCAACTGACTTGCCGGTACCGTCGATCACGTCATTGCCCATCGACAACAACTCAACGTTCGGCGGCATCCGCAGTCCGTAGATTGCCCGGTGCT from Candidatus Zixiibacteriota bacterium harbors:
- a CDS encoding GNAT family N-acetyltransferase, with amino-acid sequence MIEFNIRPLATTDRDWLKATLIEHWTSYRIASRGHLVDASQLPGIVAVAGEQCLGLLTYQIVGHECEIVTLNSFREGSGVGTAVMNAAIAAARSAGCRRLWLITTNDNIDAIRFYARLGLRLIKIHHDAITESRRLKPTIPATGCYGLPIRDEIEFEVMLE
- a CDS encoding fructose-bisphosphatase class II → MTDNLRYNVADQRLSYNGRLEEFKFEQDRIIEFNHRHKTVLNKYELALESCTILNLSNKINYQSNLGALRNRQLRQSVILSAALSAVAVGLHGRGSLRQVPKHLVTSELKNNLKRANDRTAALIMSEVLQITTETLPVGEEVIIESAITEGVRVKPGVEAGGNPTIAVGAVFGKPEHRAIYGLRMPPNVELLSMGNDVIDGTGKSVEGLHSSFTALMLTESGVKRHLPDTYVQRWMASAPFEEFNPRETKIVEIAEILADAYGMSGKDQLSAFFLDRQRHRYAMDILNRAGVATPFDKDGDLMPAIVMGLEGLAFPDGRPLSSMIGEIGGSAEWAVGVLPLVWRGGQAIGMLTSQSSLTRKDLTEEELWKERFHFTEDEFMSIQDARFQRKPYFTIKDILDDPMAGGIAAFGAITDSFYVPVLKGVEADAERGRIRVNVLVVNSIGMVDVWLLEFSCNNSVSETTRLMINPKEKLEELASSDLESAIGAMLDNPRERSRFWIFFNNEYYPALIPIHDKVVLLNNAVKALLERSVLNERDREIIKTTQKLAPELFVNSEF
- a CDS encoding DMT family transporter, whose translation is MIPILQLLFAVVIWGWSFVATKICLGHLSPADLLGLRMLIALPILFVLTKVKRVPFDLDASTIRRMALGSLIITAHFLIQITGIKYTTATNTGWIISVTPLVTVVLSYFFLREKIHLSQLIGIVVATTGILLLVSRGKIGDLDWLKSTGDWLVLASAHTWAIYTVVTRDLARSRPPLLVTLGVLLPTAVVMLGYMLLFSDWSSFRHLPTDVIVALLVLSVLATALAHWFWQEGVAGLGAARAGIFLYLEPIATTTLAVPLLKEPFGTLSALGGALVLLGVYIAQRQRGKNR
- the corA gene encoding magnesium/cobalt transporter CorA; this translates as MSHSSQKLTRKLGLTPGALVYVGLDRTSKVTIDAMEYDATALREYRIERFDEWQLSPAPETVTWINIEGVHDLNVVEAIGKRFGIHPLLLEDIVNTTKRPKFEDYSEYVVLMLRMLYVEPRTGQIVSEQVSLVIGKSFVISFQEVEGDVFDPIRERIRKTVPRQRFIATDYLAHALIDAVVDHYFVVLERLGERVDAVEKRLIRAPRPENMSTIYDLKRMFIEMRRAVWPLREALSAMERADCKLIQDASRPYFRDLYEHVVQVMDTVESQRETVASLLDLYLSSINNKTNEVMKLLTIIATIFIPLTFLAGVYGMNFDTAAGPFNMPELLWPYGYMLFWVVSLAISAGLIWYFRRRHWL